The Rhodopseudomonas palustris genome window below encodes:
- a CDS encoding iron ABC transporter permease, producing the protein MTMRQNPASRAAAVTAVLLIVVGLLALGSLGVGPVKLSPLAVVDALIGRGGEVQQIIVQQIRLPRAILALAIGGILGLSGAALQGLLRNPLASPSLFGAPQSAAFGAVLIIALGWADVRSYALPVAGITMAFVSVFVLLTVAGRSASLLLLILAGLAISSLAGAATALVMNLSNNPFASLEIAFWLLGSLEDRSFRHVALALPFIVVGAALLLSQRAAFRALSLGEETAQSLGVDVARLRLIVIVGTALGVGGAVSVSGTIGFIGLVAPHLVRPLIGHDPARLLIPSAFAGAALLLAADIAVRIIPSTTDIKVGVLTSIIGVPFFLYLIVRQRRALSGGVV; encoded by the coding sequence ATGACGATGCGCCAAAATCCCGCGTCACGCGCGGCGGCGGTCACGGCCGTGCTCCTGATCGTGGTCGGCCTGCTCGCGCTCGGTTCGCTCGGCGTCGGCCCGGTGAAACTGTCGCCGCTCGCCGTGGTCGATGCGCTGATCGGCCGTGGCGGCGAGGTGCAGCAGATCATCGTGCAGCAGATCCGTCTGCCGCGCGCCATCCTGGCGCTGGCGATCGGCGGCATTCTCGGCCTGTCCGGTGCGGCGCTGCAGGGCCTGCTGCGCAATCCGCTGGCGTCGCCGTCGCTGTTCGGCGCGCCGCAATCGGCGGCGTTCGGCGCGGTGCTGATCATTGCGCTGGGCTGGGCCGATGTCCGCTCCTACGCGCTGCCGGTGGCCGGCATCACCATGGCGTTCGTCTCGGTGTTCGTGCTGCTCACGGTCGCCGGCCGCAGCGCCAGCCTGTTGCTGCTGATCCTCGCCGGGCTGGCGATCTCGAGTCTCGCGGGGGCGGCGACCGCGCTGGTGATGAATCTGTCGAACAACCCCTTCGCCAGTCTGGAAATCGCGTTCTGGCTGCTCGGCTCGCTGGAGGACCGCAGCTTCCGTCACGTCGCATTGGCGCTGCCCTTCATCGTCGTGGGCGCTGCGCTGCTGCTCAGTCAGCGCGCCGCGTTCCGGGCGCTCAGCCTCGGCGAGGAAACCGCGCAGAGTCTCGGCGTCGACGTCGCCCGATTGCGGCTGATCGTGATCGTCGGCACGGCGCTCGGTGTCGGCGGCGCGGTGTCGGTGTCGGGCACGATCGGCTTCATCGGCCTGGTCGCGCCGCATCTGGTGCGGCCGCTGATCGGCCACGATCCGGCGCGACTGTTGATCCCGAGCGCGTTCGCCGGCGCCGCGCTGCTGCTCGCCGCCGACATCGCGGTGCGGATCATTCCGTCGACCACCGACATCAAGGTCGGCGTGCTGACCTCGATCATCGGCGTGCCGTTCTTCCTGTATCTGATCGTGCGCCAGCGCCGCGCTTTGAGTGGAGGCGTCGTATGA
- a CDS encoding ABC transporter ATP-binding protein: MSEHGFLAARNLGVALSGRQVLHDVSLDLARGQLVALVGPNGAGKTTLLRALAGLIEASGEVTIGGDALSALPLRERARRFGYLPQGHLVHWPLPARDVVALGRFPHGATDPARLSPRDAEAVAAAMRITETEPFAERNVTELSGGERSRVALARVLAVEAPVVLADEPTASLDPRYQLDVMQTLRQAADAGTLVIVVTHDLGLAARFADIVLVMAAGRLAAHGAPHRALSDEILRRVFRVSAYRADYQDSGVILPWAGV; encoded by the coding sequence ATGAGCGAACACGGCTTCCTCGCCGCACGAAACCTCGGCGTCGCGCTGTCCGGCCGGCAGGTGCTGCACGACGTGTCGCTCGACCTCGCGCGCGGCCAACTGGTCGCTTTGGTCGGACCGAACGGCGCCGGCAAGACCACGCTGCTGCGCGCGCTCGCCGGACTGATCGAGGCGAGCGGCGAGGTGACGATCGGCGGCGACGCGCTGTCGGCGCTGCCGCTGCGCGAGCGCGCCAGGCGGTTCGGCTATCTGCCGCAGGGCCATCTGGTGCACTGGCCGCTGCCGGCGCGCGACGTGGTCGCGCTCGGCCGCTTTCCGCACGGCGCCACCGATCCGGCGCGGTTGTCGCCGCGCGATGCCGAGGCGGTCGCGGCCGCGATGCGGATCACCGAAACCGAGCCGTTCGCCGAGCGCAACGTCACCGAACTGTCCGGCGGCGAGCGCAGCCGCGTCGCGCTGGCCCGCGTCCTCGCCGTCGAGGCGCCGGTGGTGCTGGCCGACGAGCCGACCGCCTCGCTCGATCCGCGCTACCAGCTCGACGTGATGCAGACGCTGCGGCAGGCGGCCGACGCCGGCACGCTGGTGATCGTGGTGACGCACGATCTCGGCCTCGCCGCGCGCTTCGCCGACATTGTGCTGGTGATGGCGGCCGGGCGGCTCGCGGCGCACGGCGCGCCGCATCGGGCGCTGTCGGACGAGATCCTGCGGCGCGTGTTTCGCGTCAGCGCCTATCGGGCGGACTATCAGGACAGCGGCGTGATCCTGCCCTGGGCCGGGGTCTGA
- a CDS encoding ABC transporter substrate-binding protein — protein MRARAWLALAPALIAGLSSAAVAAPLPLLASINVCTDQLLITLADPEQILGLSPYARDAARSYLSEQAGRFPVLSGEAEDVLMLKPDIVVGGRYTRRATRELLKQQGQRVVEFDTARTLDDAKAQIGMMGDLVGHPERALAANARIDAAIARAKKAASDRPFRVLPLERRGWVSGRDSLITSLLSTAGLVNAADALGISYGGFASLEAVLRLRPDYLLVSDSSDFAEDEGRAFVLHPALERLYPPSKRLTIPEKLTVCGGPMLADALDRLTEELSRLER, from the coding sequence ATGCGCGCCCGCGCCTGGCTCGCTCTCGCGCCGGCGCTGATCGCGGGGCTGTCGTCCGCCGCGGTCGCCGCGCCGCTGCCGCTTCTGGCGTCGATCAATGTCTGCACCGATCAGTTGCTGATCACGCTGGCCGATCCGGAGCAGATCCTCGGCCTCAGCCCCTATGCGCGCGACGCCGCGCGGTCCTATCTGTCGGAGCAGGCCGGTCGGTTTCCGGTGCTGTCGGGCGAGGCCGAAGACGTGCTGATGCTGAAACCCGACATCGTTGTCGGCGGCCGCTACACGCGGCGCGCGACGCGCGAGCTACTGAAGCAGCAGGGCCAGCGCGTCGTCGAGTTCGATACGGCGCGCACGCTGGACGACGCCAAGGCGCAGATCGGCATGATGGGCGATCTGGTCGGCCATCCCGAACGCGCGCTGGCGGCGAACGCACGGATCGATGCGGCGATCGCGCGGGCGAAGAAAGCCGCGTCCGACAGGCCTTTCCGCGTGCTGCCGCTGGAGCGGCGCGGCTGGGTGTCGGGCCGCGACAGCCTGATCACCTCGCTGCTGTCGACCGCCGGCCTGGTCAACGCCGCCGACGCGCTCGGCATCAGCTACGGCGGCTTCGCCTCGCTCGAAGCGGTGTTGAGATTGCGGCCGGACTATCTGCTGGTGTCGGACAGCAGCGACTTCGCCGAGGACGAAGGCCGCGCCTTCGTGCTGCACCCGGCGCTCGAACGCTTGTATCCGCCGTCGAAACGGCTCACGATTCCCGAGAAGCTGACGGTGTGCGGTGGGCCGATGCTCGCGGACGCGCTCGATCGCCTGACCGAGGAACTGTCGCGGCTGGAGCGCTGA
- the cbiB gene encoding adenosylcobinamide-phosphate synthase CbiB, with translation MLFDQHALLIVVLALVIDALIGDPDWLWKRLAHPVVLIGALIGRLDRALNRDDWTERRRKLAGILAVGAIIAVTGIIGYFLEAMLRQTWGGFVATAALAATLIAQRSLYQHVAAVRAAFGGNGLDGAREKVALIVGRDPQTLDEAGVCRAAIESCAENFSDGVVAPVFWLALLGLPGLLIYKAINTADSMIGHLNPTYRSFGWAAARLDDLVNLVPARLSGLLIAAVAPVVRGSIRQSFAVMRRDARKHRSPNAGWPEAAMAGALGVALAGPRSYGGQLTDDPFLNDGARAAATPQDIGRATRVLIAACVVQFLIYAALWLVL, from the coding sequence ATGCTGTTCGACCAACACGCGTTGCTGATCGTCGTCCTGGCGCTGGTGATCGATGCGCTGATCGGCGATCCGGACTGGCTGTGGAAGCGGCTGGCGCATCCGGTGGTGCTGATCGGCGCGCTGATCGGCCGGCTCGATCGGGCGCTGAATCGCGACGACTGGACGGAGCGCCGGCGCAAACTCGCAGGAATTCTGGCTGTCGGCGCGATCATCGCCGTCACTGGAATCATTGGTTATTTTCTCGAGGCAATGTTGCGGCAAACCTGGGGCGGGTTTGTCGCAACAGCGGCGCTCGCCGCGACGCTGATCGCACAGCGGAGTTTGTACCAACACGTCGCGGCAGTCCGCGCTGCGTTCGGCGGAAATGGGCTCGACGGCGCGCGCGAGAAGGTGGCGCTGATCGTCGGGCGCGATCCGCAGACGCTCGACGAGGCAGGAGTGTGCCGCGCCGCGATCGAATCCTGCGCCGAGAATTTTTCCGACGGCGTGGTCGCGCCGGTGTTCTGGCTGGCGCTGCTCGGACTGCCGGGGCTGTTGATCTACAAGGCGATCAACACCGCGGATTCGATGATCGGTCATCTCAATCCGACCTATCGCTCGTTCGGCTGGGCGGCGGCGCGGCTCGATGACCTCGTCAATCTCGTTCCGGCGCGATTGTCGGGCCTGCTGATCGCGGCGGTTGCGCCGGTGGTGCGCGGATCGATCAGGCAGTCGTTCGCGGTGATGCGCCGCGATGCGCGAAAGCATCGTTCGCCGAATGCCGGCTGGCCGGAAGCCGCGATGGCCGGCGCGCTCGGCGTCGCGCTCGCCGGCCCGCGCAGCTATGGCGGCCAGCTCACCGACGATCCGTTTCTCAACGATGGCGCGCGCGCCGCGGCGACGCCGCAGGATATCGGCCGCGCCACCCGCGTACTGATCGCGGCTTGCGTCGTACAGTTCCTGATCTACGCGGCGCTCTGGTTGGTGCTCTGA
- a CDS encoding cobyric acid synthase, whose amino-acid sequence MTPTPALMIQGTCSNAGKSTLVAGLCRALLRRGLRVAPFKPQNMSNNAAVTADGGEIGRAQAVQARAARLPPSVHMNPVLLKPETDTGAQVIVQGQRFGRLGARNFLDKKAALLPHVLDSFARLAGDADIVLIEGAGSPAEINLRKGDIANMGFALAANVPVVIAGDIERGGVIASLAGTHLVLDADERGLVRGYLINKFRGDVRLFDHGLTAITELTGWPSLGVVPWLPQAALLPAEDAVDLDRARASKATRIIAVPMLARIANFDDLDPLGMEPGVKLVFVPPGQPIPAEASVVIIPGSKSTLGDLAFLRTQGWDIDIAAHVRRGGHLLGLCGGYQMLGRSIADPDGIDGAPGTIDGLGLLDIETLMQGDKSTTLVAGSHCATGAPVEGYEIHLGRSSGPDCARPVVTIEGRPDGAISRDGRVQGTYLHGLFSNDAFRKAWLAGLGIASELAYDAQVEAALDALADHLEAHLDVDALLAIARSRQSTNQSAA is encoded by the coding sequence GCCGCCGTCACCGCCGATGGCGGCGAGATCGGCCGCGCCCAGGCGGTGCAGGCGCGCGCAGCAAGGCTGCCGCCGAGCGTGCACATGAACCCGGTGCTGCTGAAGCCCGAGACCGACACCGGCGCGCAGGTGATCGTGCAGGGCCAGCGCTTCGGCCGGCTCGGCGCAAGAAATTTTCTGGACAAGAAGGCGGCGCTGCTGCCGCATGTGCTGGACAGCTTCGCGCGGCTCGCCGGCGACGCCGACATCGTGCTGATCGAGGGCGCCGGCTCGCCGGCCGAGATCAATCTGCGCAAGGGCGACATCGCCAATATGGGCTTCGCGCTCGCCGCGAATGTGCCGGTGGTGATCGCCGGCGACATCGAGCGCGGCGGCGTGATCGCTAGCCTCGCCGGCACCCATCTGGTGCTCGACGCCGACGAACGCGGCTTGGTGCGCGGCTATCTGATCAACAAATTCCGCGGCGACGTGCGTCTGTTCGATCACGGCCTGACCGCGATCACCGAACTTACCGGCTGGCCGTCGCTCGGCGTGGTGCCGTGGCTGCCGCAGGCGGCGCTGCTCCCGGCCGAAGACGCGGTCGATCTCGACCGCGCCCGCGCCTCCAAGGCGACGCGCATCATCGCGGTGCCGATGCTGGCGCGGATCGCCAATTTCGACGATCTCGATCCGCTCGGCATGGAGCCCGGCGTCAAGCTGGTGTTCGTGCCGCCGGGCCAGCCGATCCCCGCGGAAGCCAGTGTGGTGATCATCCCCGGCAGCAAGTCGACGCTGGGCGACCTCGCCTTCCTGCGTACGCAGGGCTGGGACATCGACATCGCCGCCCATGTCCGCCGCGGCGGCCATCTGCTCGGCCTGTGCGGCGGCTATCAGATGCTCGGCCGCTCGATCGCCGATCCCGACGGCATCGACGGCGCGCCCGGAACGATCGATGGGCTCGGACTGCTCGACATCGAGACGCTGATGCAGGGCGACAAATCGACCACGCTGGTCGCGGGTTCGCATTGCGCCACCGGGGCGCCGGTCGAAGGCTACGAAATCCACCTCGGACGTAGTTCAGGCCCGGACTGCGCCCGCCCGGTGGTGACGATCGAAGGCCGCCCCGACGGCGCGATCTCGCGCGACGGCCGGGTGCAAGGCACCTATCTGCACGGGCTGTTCAGCAACGACGCCTTCCGCAAGGCCTGGCTCGCCGGCCTCGGCATCGCCTCCGAGCTCGCTTACGACGCGCAGGTCGAAGCCGCGCTCGACGCGCTCGCCGATCATCTCGAAGCCCATCTCGACGTCGACGCGCTGCTGGCGATCGCGCGGTCGCGTCAGAGCACCAACCAGAGCGCCGCGTAG